One window from the genome of Breoghania sp. L-A4 encodes:
- a CDS encoding DUF1328 domain-containing protein, whose protein sequence is MLGWALTFFIIALIAAFLGFGGIAGTAIGIAKIIFFVAIALFVVSLVYGLVTGRRPRRSDRGRTGLTSKH, encoded by the coding sequence ATGTTAGGCTGGGCACTGACTTTCTTCATCATCGCCTTGATTGCCGCTTTTCTTGGCTTTGGCGGCATCGCAGGCACAGCGATCGGTATTGCGAAGATTATTTTCTTTGTGGCCATCGCGCTGTTCGTCGTCTCGCTGGTCTACGGTCTGGTGACCGGTCGCCGTCCCCGGCGATCTGATCGCGGCCGAACCGGACTGACCTCCAAGCACTGA
- a CDS encoding PRC-barrel domain-containing protein, which yields MIRTLLTTTAVAALISTGALAADNTKPMEDTKAMENTQSTNETSSAVGIAVFTMSPDMPSMNSDAGYFTAQADQVLASTLIGQTIYNGTGEEAKAIGDVNDVVLGPNGQAEAVVVSVGGFLGMGEKDVAVDFDRLGWTERDGQKWLTMAATESELKNAPAFDRAVIEGENEKMASDMNDDTMSSGTAMLRDVTGTDDHNTQVVVDASTASADALIGTAVYGAQEENLGDVSDVIVSADGKVEAYIIDVGGFLGIGEKPVALNASKLDIKKDDAGALHIYTTFTQKQLESFPEYSEEAYAKNPESVLAN from the coding sequence ATGATCCGCACTCTTTTGACCACAACCGCCGTTGCAGCACTTATTTCGACCGGTGCGCTTGCGGCCGACAACACGAAGCCCATGGAAGACACCAAGGCCATGGAAAACACGCAGTCGACGAATGAGACCAGCTCCGCGGTTGGCATCGCGGTCTTCACCATGTCGCCCGACATGCCGTCGATGAACAGCGACGCCGGCTATTTCACCGCGCAGGCCGACCAGGTTCTGGCCAGCACGCTGATCGGTCAGACGATCTACAATGGCACCGGCGAGGAAGCCAAGGCCATTGGTGACGTCAACGACGTGGTGCTTGGCCCGAACGGCCAGGCCGAAGCGGTTGTCGTCAGTGTCGGCGGTTTCCTCGGCATGGGCGAGAAAGACGTCGCCGTCGATTTCGATCGTCTCGGCTGGACCGAGCGCGATGGCCAGAAGTGGCTGACGATGGCCGCCACGGAGAGCGAGCTCAAGAACGCCCCGGCATTCGATCGCGCCGTGATCGAGGGCGAGAACGAAAAGATGGCGTCCGACATGAACGACGACACCATGTCGTCCGGCACGGCCATGCTGCGTGACGTCACCGGCACGGACGACCACAACACGCAGGTTGTCGTCGATGCGTCCACGGCCAGCGCCGACGCACTGATCGGCACCGCGGTCTACGGCGCCCAGGAAGAGAACCTCGGCGACGTCAGCGACGTGATCGTCTCCGCCGACGGCAAGGTCGAGGCCTACATCATCGACGTCGGCGGCTTCCTGGGCATCGGCGAAAAGCCGGTTGCACTGAACGCTTCGAAGCTCGACATCAAGAAGGACGATGCGGGCGCACTTCACATCTATACGACGTTCACGCAGAAGCAGCTTGAGTCCTTCCCCGAGTATTCGGAAGAGGCCTATGCGAAGAACCCGGAATCGGTTCTCGCCAACTAA
- a CDS encoding DUF883 family protein, translating to MATAKATAANDAGDNIEVVSADDIERNVERVRGDIAALAQSISKYGAGKGGEYKARAGQAGKDIAKMSQETLDSLTKELAGLEKTMASQVRQKPLQSLGIAAGVGFLIAMLLRR from the coding sequence ATGGCTACTGCAAAAGCAACCGCTGCCAACGATGCCGGCGACAACATTGAAGTCGTGAGCGCTGACGATATCGAGAGAAACGTCGAGCGCGTGCGCGGCGACATCGCGGCGCTGGCCCAGTCGATTTCCAAATACGGCGCGGGCAAGGGCGGCGAGTACAAGGCGCGCGCCGGCCAGGCCGGCAAGGACATCGCCAAGATGTCCCAGGAGACGCTCGACAGCCTGACCAAGGAGCTGGCCGGACTTGAGAAGACCATGGCCAGCCAAGTGCGTCAGAAGCCGCTTCAGTCGCTCGGCATTGCCGCCGGCGTCGGTTTCCTGATCGCCATGCTGCTTCGGCGCTAG
- a CDS encoding ferritin-like domain-containing protein: MATVSAALKPKSHDETIDIGLNDTYCAKMSETLSGILAATYRLTIKSHIYHWNVVGPLFKPLHELTEEHYNTLFAATDTIAERIRALGHLAPRPWVTPRSSRPRRPRSSTSRRSTWSTT, translated from the coding sequence ATGGCAACTGTTTCCGCTGCCCTCAAGCCGAAATCGCATGACGAAACGATCGATATCGGCCTCAATGACACCTATTGCGCCAAGATGTCTGAAACCCTGTCGGGCATTCTGGCGGCCACGTACCGGCTGACCATCAAGAGCCACATCTACCACTGGAACGTGGTCGGTCCGCTCTTCAAGCCGCTGCATGAGCTCACCGAGGAGCACTACAACACGCTCTTTGCAGCCACCGACACCATCGCCGAGCGAATCCGCGCATTGGGCCACCTCGCCCCGCGACCCTGGGTGACGCCGCGCAGTTCGCGCCCAAGGCGTCCGAGGTCAAGCACCTCACGGCGATCGACATGGTCAACGACCTGA
- a CDS encoding ferritin-like domain-containing protein, with protein sequence MVNDLIAEHEDSVKVMRKAGKTAGDAGDLVTEDMLTARLTFHEKALWMLRAISSN encoded by the coding sequence ATGGTCAACGACCTGATCGCCGAGCACGAAGACAGCGTCAAGGTGATGCGCAAGGCGGGTAAAACGGCGGGCGATGCCGGTGATCTGGTCACCGAGGACATGCTCACCGCGCGTCTGACGTTTCACGAAAAGGCGCTGTGGATGCTGCGGGCGATTTCGTCCAACTGA
- a CDS encoding sigma-70 family RNA polymerase sigma factor: protein MSGSDDREPGFKRALLAELPKLRAFAVSLCRRHDRADDLVQNAIMKAWAKQESFQAGTNMKAWLFTILRNEFYSHMRKSGREVQDSDGLFTDSLAVPPEQYGSLDLLDFRKALDTLPDDHREAIVLVGASGFSYEEAAVICGCATGTVKSRVSRARAQLRELLELTEEDGYGSGTEMSGVRSAQFGG, encoded by the coding sequence ATGAGCGGCTCGGACGACCGCGAACCGGGGTTCAAGCGCGCGCTCCTTGCGGAGCTCCCCAAATTGCGCGCCTTCGCGGTTTCGCTGTGCCGCCGGCATGACAGGGCCGACGACCTCGTCCAGAACGCCATCATGAAGGCGTGGGCCAAGCAGGAGAGTTTTCAGGCAGGGACCAACATGAAGGCCTGGCTGTTCACGATCCTGCGCAACGAATTCTATTCCCATATGCGCAAGAGCGGCCGAGAGGTGCAGGACAGCGACGGCCTGTTTACCGACAGCCTCGCGGTGCCTCCCGAGCAATACGGCTCGCTGGATCTTCTCGATTTCAGGAAAGCGCTCGACACCCTTCCCGACGATCATCGCGAAGCCATCGTCCTCGTCGGCGCCTCCGGGTTCTCCTATGAGGAGGCGGCCGTCATCTGCGGCTGTGCCACGGGCACCGTGAAGAGCCGGGTGAGCCGGGCGCGGGCGCAGCTGCGCGAATTGCTGGAACTGACCGAGGAGGATGGCTACGGCTCGGGCACGGAGATGTCGGGCGTCCGCAGCGCTCAGTTCGGCGGCTGA
- a CDS encoding NepR family anti-sigma factor has product MNGTKKSPQSGQRADQERHTGALAPLDSHSQITQKLRAFYDSVQDEGIPDRFLDLLEKLDQAEKAAKPADDS; this is encoded by the coding sequence ATGAACGGCACAAAAAAATCTCCCCAATCTGGGCAACGCGCGGACCAGGAACGCCATACGGGCGCGCTTGCGCCGCTCGATTCGCATTCACAGATCACGCAAAAATTGCGTGCATTCTATGACTCCGTGCAGGACGAAGGCATTCCGGACCGGTTTCTCGATCTTCTGGAAAAACTCGATCAGGCAGAAAAGGCCGCCAAGCCCGCGGACGACTCATGA
- a CDS encoding response regulator, with the protein MSLSIRVASHLPYLRRYARAVTGSQKSGDAYVAAVLEALIADVSSFPEGSNDRVSLYKLFATIFGSTDIEIPSEESPFAWEQRASANLSIIPSVARQAFLLASVEGFSPAEIAQVLSVDVEGVGDLLRDASQSISAQVATEIMIIEDEPLIAMDIEHIVEDLGHTVTGIARTRTEAVELFNRRRPGLVLADIQLADGSSGIDAVNDILKTDSMPVIFITAFPERLLTGERPEPTFLVTKPFNPEMVKALISQALFFDQSVEAVA; encoded by the coding sequence ATGTCACTATCTATTCGCGTCGCGTCACATCTTCCGTATTTGCGGCGCTACGCCAGAGCGGTCACCGGTTCGCAAAAGTCGGGCGACGCCTATGTCGCCGCTGTTCTCGAAGCCTTGATCGCTGACGTCTCGAGCTTCCCCGAAGGCTCGAATGACCGGGTTTCACTCTACAAACTCTTCGCGACCATCTTCGGTTCCACGGACATCGAAATTCCCTCCGAGGAGTCTCCCTTTGCCTGGGAACAGCGCGCCAGCGCGAATTTGTCGATCATCCCCTCCGTCGCCCGCCAGGCCTTCCTGCTGGCCTCTGTCGAGGGCTTTTCGCCTGCGGAAATCGCCCAGGTGCTCAGTGTGGATGTCGAGGGTGTCGGCGATCTGCTTCGTGATGCCAGCCAGAGCATCTCCGCGCAGGTGGCGACCGAGATCATGATCATCGAGGACGAGCCTCTGATCGCGATGGATATCGAGCATATCGTTGAGGATCTTGGGCACACGGTCACCGGCATCGCGCGCACCCGCACCGAAGCGGTGGAACTGTTCAACCGCCGCCGTCCGGGCCTCGTGCTGGCCGACATTCAGCTCGCCGATGGCAGCTCGGGCATCGATGCGGTGAACGACATTCTCAAGACCGACAGCATGCCGGTGATCTTCATCACCGCGTTCCCCGAGCGTCTGTTGACCGGCGAGCGGCCGGAACCGACGTTCCTCGTCACGAAGCCCTTCAACCCGGAGATGGTCAAGGCGCTGATCAGTCAGGCGTTGTTCTTCGACCAGAGTGTGGAGGCCGTCGCCTGA